Below is a genomic region from Rhododendron vialii isolate Sample 1 chromosome 5a, ASM3025357v1.
TCAAGACCATCCGACAAaggatccagaccgctcaaagccgacagaagagttatgcggatagAAGGAGCCGACCATTAACCTTTGAAGTGGGAGATCACGTGTTCCTGAAgatcagaccaaagaaaggagtcatcagatttgggaagaagggaaagCTGTCACCACACTACATCGGACCCTTCGACATCGTAGaaaagatcgggaaggttgcgtatcgtcTAGCTCTACCACCACAGCTAGACAAAGTtcataacgtgtttcacgtttcaATGCTTCGCAAGTACCTCTCCTTgcccacccatgttctcaattgggaagacatcaccATCAAGGAAGACGCGACGTACGAAGAGGAACCAATAGAGATTCAAGACCGAAGCGAGAAGATAATCCAAAACAAGACTATCAAgttggtacgagttttgtggaagcaccgaggatctggagaaaccacatgggaaagGGAGGAAACCATGAAAGCAAATTATCCCCACTTGTTCGAGTCCGAGcgtgcacctaatttcgaggacgaaattgtttaagggggataggttgtaacaactccgattttcatcgaataaaaatctcgttgttatttcaaattctttattttctcttgattggctatatgatttcttgattTACTTCCGTTAAACCGTCATAAGTTAGATTATGGTCACTGGTTAAGTTTCGACTAGAAACCCGACTTGGTcgatttagttagtttctaaccaactcgttggaggaaccaagcaaccaaaactcacctagttactaattgaatcttttgaacctttgcctttacccattggtcaataaaagttagggtaatctttgtccattggttattaaccacaaggggaattattatccattgggtaatagcccaaatcttcctcctaagtacaaggatcctatttttataatcaagattattatccattgggtaatagcccaaatcttcctcctaagtacaaggatcctatttttataatcaagattgggattcccatgtacttttattcATTAGAATAAgtgggtaaatctaaaccctagattttagTACCCTAGTCAATagattagtactagtacttttattataatctaatggggaaATCTTAGGCTATATATTCTTGGTACCTAAGTgtatataggcatgtgtacatttatacaatattatatatgggTATAGATTTCCTAGAGTACtctatttattagtttaatgggaacatgtgtctaattaggattgtttaatggttattggatttggaagaatctagtacttttgtacttttatattattatatgtatatatatataagtgtacttgagaaagggggagagagagagagagggagggagggagggagagcgagagagagagaggaagaaagaaagaagaagattgggTTGTACATGCCTTaatcaccatgatcttcttacatatTTCAAAATCCAAGGGTGTGtctttcttcctagccaaaaatctatcctCTCATTATCCTTTTATGGTTGTTTAagcaccaaatcttgtacaaactctcCTTTccatccaccaaatcttccaaaatctcatccaaggtacacaatctagccatgcaagcctaggtagccccatgacctaacccatcaagctttcaatcaagcttgacttttgaaagattgagatagggagagagagagagggggccggcctttagagagagagactctagaaatcctttgttctttctttgttcttcttgttcttgagtttttcttgtgttcttcaagaaactcatccaaagccgccactaagccgccactcgaccacccttcgatccaaaaagtttaagtagtttagtcaagatcaagtttcgagagaaaccttctctttcgaagctaccagaagaccaccgtaggaagttgcTACGTCCGACCACCGATTGCCATctgtaagccgttactaccgccaagaagtaaggtaggatctccttatcttccatcccaagtaggaagtaggttatctttatttactttccATCTCAAGTATAACGTATGTTGCTttgatctccaagaaagaacggtttttcgaaagttaaaactttactatttgcatcgaagtattcgtattttgatatttcgaGGAGTTTGAAATGgtatacatgaattgattgtattacttgtggtatattatggagttggatgatcttgttagattacaatgaatgattcatgcttacttttgtcctaccgtggagtctttgcatggaatcaagacacgagaaccgagaaagtaaaaacatggcacctagggtgtggttaatgaaaggaaatgtattccgaggaatgaaatagttttgaaactgtaacgccccgaaaatttgaagacattaataaaatatttaaaagattattttcgcaaaagaaatttataaatttactacGTCACTAGttcaaaagcatatgtcattatattaataatcattttgaataaatcaacatattacaatttccaaataaacttagaagcttccaaaataaagtcgacttaaattaatcagagcgactatgcgcacggaaaccaaggttttcagcttctttctcaataggattgaactcgatcgaatcgtacgacacttctgctCCGTCTTCACTTCCTGgcattcgagttaccagggcaacatagtaccgtgagcaatgacgctcagtagccaaaacccacccgaacccataacttacaagcagcaAGAAAATGTAATTGAAGTGCATTGACATAACATAAAGagagaacaattaatcattttattactattcttcaacctaagtgaaatcttggatcttatccacagatccgttcctacccataacctctggcacaaacactggtgtggtccgactccccttttccagatccggatgaaagatacctaagttatatacccgggTATTCCATCCGCAACCATAAGTTcagataaaacttcaccggcaacgctcaagcgccgtctagcccgggttgaaACGCAAGTacaatgccacccttatgtcctgtcccaacatccgagagccgaccaccaccatgccgtacccagggttcgtaaatccatactttcaacagATCACCATCAATCATTCATCAACAATACATCACCACGGGTTCCAAACCAGGATTGCCCAAAATCCAAAAGCACATCCTCTCACATTAACCATTTTCCATTAAACCTACTTTCACgtctaatatgttaaatccgcacatcgcaaccacCCCCgagaacctatttgtccaatctatcagtacaaTAACATTTCACAAATTCAACATTATCATGATACATGTTAACATGCTAATAATGTTCAACCAAgcgataaaatttatttcactatagaattaatcatgccacATAAATAATCTTGCGATACAACTAACAATGccgaaaaaaaataatcatgtgGTGCCACTAATAatgccataaaaataatcatgcgataCAACTAATATtgccataaaaataatcatgtgataaaaataatcttgcgagaaaaataatttaagcggttcttttattttctcttttctttatcaaaactAAAGTCTACATTTATTCTTAATCGTCGCGGAGTATTGTCGGTACTAAAATAATTCATGATCACAATAAAAACTAGGATTtaaccaaaactaattaacttggGGTTTATAGTATTAGCCTTTAATACTCAAGGGTTGgatttataagctaataaacTCAAGGGACCAAACTGTAATTAATCTTACAAACTTTAATTTCCAGCGGCTATGGAAATCGGCAAAACAGGGGAGTTTCCACTGGATTTCGACGGACCACGTCGGGTTCGAAAACAACCACATCAATTATTAGTATTAACAAATACACACACGATAATATACGTAGGGAGGCGAGTTTCGAATTACCTTTTGTCCGGCGAAATGGGTTTCGAAAAGAGACGGCGGCGGGGCTCGGCTGCGAGGGTATGGACTGATTTTAAGGCTGGAACGGTGACTGATTAGGAATTGATTTCTGGACAGTCTTTGGAGCTGAAATGCAGCTGATTTCGAGCGGTTTCGAAGCCGGAACGGAATTCGAGTCGAGGCTGATTTTTCCGGGCTGTTTTGGAGGCAATTTGAGGTGGGTTCGGATTGCTTCGGAGTTGATTTTGGTGGCGAGCTTGGTGAGCTACGGTGGTAATGATGGTGGCTCCGGTTGGAGGTGGTGGCCGTTGGTGGAGCTTCGGTGGTTATGGTGGAGAGCTCGACGGCGATGGCGAGAGACGGCGGCAATGGGTGCTCcggtccctctctctctccctctctgccgAGTGCGTGTGTGCTgggaacaaaagaagaaaaagaaggaaatagtAAGAAGGAAGTTTACCTGGAGTTGAATTGAAGAAGTGTTGTAACCAACTGGTAAAAGATTATGTGCTGTCAAATTTTGATTGGAGGAAGAtgatgaaatatatatattctagtTGTTTCAGCCGAAAGTATGAACCGGAAAAAGGGGGAGGAAATGGGATTGGGTTGGAAAAATGATCTAGTgccacacatgcacacactaggAAAATCACTCGTCGGATACGCACGCACAATCAATTACGGAAATAAAATTGGTGTGatgacataaataatttttcgcattaaataaactaacgagcaaaataatatttttgttttggaaattattattatttattaaaaaaaataccgggtctttacagaaactacattatgaccggttttggtgcataatgtgagttgtgtgtatgtgtgccaatggaaacccggcgcggcggaaccattgtgaggatactcgggagaccggcgcggcggaaccgaggtagggtgtgtggcttggttatccgcggtacggagtcaatgcaattgtgtgccaatgggaacccggtgcggcggagccattgtgaggatactcgggaacccggaacggcggaaccgaggttgggtgtgttaaacaaatgattttgggaaatgttgattgtatatgaaaatggagacacggtctacgatgagttgcataggagaaactcagaaaaatcTTGAACACCAACGATAATTAAATAACGAATATGGATCTGtcgttgttagctgtgtatacatgtatcatgtggaaatcgatgattgtataacctgtttgtaagttatgagttagcgGGTATgtgattgttctgctgagcttttgtagctcatggtgttatctttggtgatcctgacatattatatcggtggtgacgctgatataatgtgtcagaccttgtagatgttcaagacgaacagttcaccgtggaagcttttggagcagatgagcttgctaggatgaaagagcaagcagagtagtattaggaaccctagtttccttccttgttgaataaatgtaccgtttacttatgatgtatttatgatgtaataatgagccagactctctttattatgtaataaatgccttattaacgtacccaaaattcggggcgttatagAATATACGGTGCTACaactttttatttccttttctttttacatTGAAGAAGTAATACTTGAAAAGTAACGAAATTGGGACATTACATTGAAGAAGTAATACTTGATAAGTAACAAAATTGGGACATACCTAGCAACCCCTTTTCCTGGAGTTCGACCACACCATGCAACTTCAGTGTATCCCCTAATAGCGTTTCCCTCCATTAGTTTCCCACGCACATCAATCTTCAAAACCTTCGGCCATCCAGTTCCTTTGCGATAAAATAACATAAGAATTATTTGCAAGGAATGTTTTGGAGGAAAGTTCAATATTAACCAATCATCtcgaagaacaaaaaagaacatACCAGGTGAAACTTGTGATGAAATAGCAAATATTGTAGGATACTCGGTCCCTTCAAGGACCGGTGTGCACTCGACTTTCAGAATTCTGCCAATGTCCTCGTGCTTAGGCAAGTACACCTGGCAGTCAGAGAATTATCAGCATTACCTTGCACATATAGAAAAATCAACAGCAATACAAAGCAATTACTATGGTACTCCTTCCATCCCTTATTATCACTcctctatttcattttttttgttgtcccaAGATATTAGTCCTCTTGGacaagttaaaaagaaaaaaacaagcgGTGCACTTCCAAAACTACCCTTCATAAATTATCTAGTTCTAAAGTGGAGACTTAAGGGACAATGATTGAAATCAGATCAACTTGTTAGGGAGATgtgcattaaatgcatgtcCCCTTAGAATGTAGGAAGTCCCAAAATGTATTAAGAAGAATAGACAAGTGAGTAGCGATTAACATAGTTAGAAATCATTACCTCTCTTGTGGCCTCCGGGATGGCAACTTATTATCACTcctgtatttcattttttgttgtccCAGGATATTAGTCCTCTTTGacaagttaaaaagaaaaaaacaggcGGTGCACTTCCAAAACTACCCTTCTTAAATTATCTAATTCTAAAGTGGGGACTTGAGGGACAATGATTGAAATCAGATCAACTTGTTAGGGAGATgtgcattaaatgcatgtcTCCTTAGAATGTAGGAAGTCCCAAAATGTATTAAGAAGAATAGACAAGTGAGTAGCGATTAACATAGTTAGAAATCATTACCTCTCTTGTGGCCTCCGGGATGGCAACTTATTATCactcttgtatttcattttttgttgtccCAGGATATTAGTCCTCTTTGacaagttaaaaagaaaaaaacaggcGGTGCACTTCCAAAACTACCCTTCttaaattatttaattctaaagtgGGGACTTGAGGGACAATGATTGAAATTATATCAACTTGTTAAGGAGATgtgcattaaatgcatgtcCCCTTAGAATGTAGGAAGTCCCAAAATGTATTAACAAGAAGAGACAGAGTAATGATTACCATAGTTAGAAATCATTACCTCTCTTGTGGCCTCTGGGATGGCAATAAAATTTGAAGGAGTTCTTTCTCCTACAAACCATTGGTACTTCAAGACCAAGTCCTAATTGTGGCTCCCGATTTTTCCTGTGACAAAGTTGAAGTGGCAGCAACAAGCATCTTCTTCAAATGGTTTATCAATAGAAACTTCCTTGAGAAGGTAGCCCGGAGGAAATTGGTCTTTCCATTGTTccaaaagaaaccaaaaagttGAATCTGTTCAAGAACCATATGTAACTAGTAAACCTTGAAATGTCATGATTCACATGCAATTTCCACTCTAAGTTGTAATAACTTGTATAAAGCAGTCCAAAACAAAAACTGTCCCGACTAGCCACTAAAAATGATAACATTCAAATAAAAATGATACAACATTGAAAATGATGACCTTTAAATGAAAACAATGCATCATCATCACCAGTCAATCAAGCAAACAAGGCTACACTGCGCGACTAAAAATCAGGGGGTACAGTTGGAAAAATCAAGGCAAAATATGGCAACCCAAAACTGGTCCTTTTACTACTAGGTTAGGTGATAGCCTACGTGCTACACATGAACAACATGCTCGTTGGTTTGGAAGCATATGATTTTGTATGGGTACATATGCATGTAATCCAACACtggaaaataattcaaaatactTGTATGAAGTCCATACTCCAACCGCCAATGTCCTTTTCTCCATCTGCAAAAGATGTAAcagccctgaattttggtcaataaaaatttcgttaaatatttgaattttatttgaattacttatttttactttcagtaatccgtcgtaattagattctagtccttcggggccaattgaattagattccaaccgactacttggaggaaccaagcaaccgaaCTCACCCAGTTactagttgaaccttttgaaccttttgcctttacccattggtcaatagaagttagggtaacttttgtccattggttaataaccttttcatcattatattttgtttaaagtacatataggacatgtagtctttaagaaatcttattttaagtataaaagtacttgtacttcttttatccattggtctttacccgctaggggaattattatccattgggtaatagcccaaatcttcctactaagtacaaggatcctattttatattcaagGGTTGATTTTTCATGTactttatgcattaaaatattgtggtgtatctaaaccctagattttccaaagtactttattgaataaataGTACTtatactttattattattttaatagggagaatcctagccttttactttattggggtacttggtaccacacctatatttaaatatagggcttttgtcacatgctttaaaggactttagttattttaatataaaagttccctagctactattgtccattggacaataaaagttaggggatttattatccattgggtaatagagttattctttcaactagtactagggtttattaaactagtctttttcctaattgcccatgtgatgttgtacctttattttattaagtatgTACTTTTGACTTAAGacctaagttttcctaagtactcttatattattttatattggggttttgtacccaattggattagtttattggggagttgatcttcctagagtacattagtacactagtttattagtttaatccaacatgtgcttatttatttgttagtagGAGAATCTtagtctttaagtttctttgtttcaaagtacaaaagtacctattattttatttgtgttcttgCACTTagtagtatgtatatatatatatatatagtctacttgagagagagagaaagagagggtgagccgagagagagaaagggagggagagagagagagagagagagagagagagagagaggaagaagaaaagagaaagattttgtggtaccttgacttgatcttcctcatcctttcaaatccttggccaTGAATatccttcctagccaaaatctatcttccattgtacttctatgattgtttaaaatcaaatcttgtacaaaatatctttccctccatcaaatcttccaaaatcttccata
It encodes:
- the LOC131327670 gene encoding 187-kDa microtubule-associated protein AIR9-like; protein product: MVYLPKHEDIGRILKVECTPVLEGTEYPTIFAISSQVSPGTGWPKVLKIDVRGKLMEGNAIRGYTEVAWCGRTPGKGVARYVPILLLIKYYFFNVMSQFRYFSSITSSM